The sequence below is a genomic window from Chryseobacterium foetidum.
GAGCTGCATATTGGTGTGTTTATGAGATATAAATGTAGGAATAAACAGGGAAATTAATCTAAATAATGACCCCTGCTTTGTCACTGTAAGCGATTCTTCTGCCAATCGTAATAAAACACACTTCACACTATAAAATTTATAATTGAACTAAATAATTAGATTGACAATCAATAAAGAAATAGTCAGACAGGAATTGTATTTTCCGGACAACATAATCCGATTGTAATCATCAATCATCAATCATCAAACATCAATCATCAATCATCAATCATCCAACACCTCGCACCCCGCATCCCATATCCCGCATCTCGTATCCCGAACCCCGCACCGCGCACCAACAAATCCCAAACAAAAAATACCACATCACCATCATTTTACTATTCAAGGCATAGTTCTTGTTAGTAAAACACCAAACCACTCACAATGTATACTTACGATCAATTTTTAGAACTCGACAGCGAGACACAGCTGGCTTTGGTACAGACCGAAGGCAGAATTATAGTAGAACAGAGATGTTCAGATTTCCATTCTATCATCTATGGATTGCAGAATTTCAACGTAGAACTGGTGGATGATATGAAGACAGGTAAGGTAAAAATCAATCGAACCTACCGCAACGTCAGCCGTGAGAATGTGCGTCCCGTGTACTACAAATAAGACACCAACTCAACATTATATATGAAAAACAGGCTGCCTCACGAGGTTGCCTGTTTTTGTTTTATAGCTGATATCATTCTAAAATTTATTGAACCGTAAGGTGTTCTTTTAAAAGAAAAATAAGAGCCAACTGTACAGCCACCACCAATACCAGTTTAAGGATAAATGTTTTTTTTGCGTATTTATGTCTGAAGAAGGTCATCCCGATCAGAGCTCCAAAAGTACCGCCCAAAAATGTAAGCATAAGCAAGGCGCTTTCCGCTATTCTTTTCTTTCCGTTTTTTGCCAGCCGCTTATCCCATCCGAAGGCAAGGAAGGTGAGGAGGGTTATGATGATGAGGTAGAATTTTAGGGGCATGGGATGCTTTTAAAGTTGCAAGATAGGTAATTGAAAGTATTGAACCTTTGATAATACAAACTATTTGACAAAAAGAAACCTGAGAATAATCTCAGGTTATTAATTTAACAATATTACCTCACATTCACCACCTGCTTAATCGTATTATAAAAAGCCTGATAGAATGAGGGGTCTTGTGCATACAATTTATACAGTTCCAATTCCTGTTTTCTCTGTTGAGACATGACGTCATCCAGTATTTTCTTCAAGGCTAATTCTCTGTTTTGGTCATCTGCATTTTGTGCTACCTTTATATCAAAATCAGGGTGTGCCTGTACAGATTTGCTCAACGAAACAAATTTTACTCTTTGATCTTCCGGTGTCGCTTCCCATCCCTGAAACCATTTCTCATTAAATCCGTTGATGATATTTTCTAATTCATCTTTTTCTTCGCTGCCGTGTGCTCCCCTAGCATTTGGATTTTGAGGATCAACTTGTGTTTCAGAATCATCTAAAGAAATAGTTGCATTGAGCTTCACTCTTTCCAGACCGTATGTTGATAAATCAACAGATTCTAAAAGCTGATCTAATAGGTCTTTATTTTTATCTTCAATCTTTAATTTTGGGATAAGAAACTTTAAAAACCAAAACAATTTTTCCCACGCCAACATTTCATAAGGCAAAATAGCAGCAACTTGTCCATATATCTTCACAAATTGTTTCGCCTTGATTTTATAATCTGCTTTGTCTTTTTCTTCCAAGTCCAAATCGGAAATAAACCGTTGTGCTGCCACATCAATTATTGGACTTAAAAACTGAGCATCCACTTTGTTAAAGTATTTCTCATTGAAATCTTCCACTTCCGACTGCTCATAAATTCCGGAATCATCCAAACTGTCTTTCAGTTCGTGCAACACATTGATGTCCGTAGCACTGCTTAAGGATGTTGAAGTATAGAACGGGTCGAACGAGTTCTTAATATCTTCCACCGTATTGAAGAAATCCAATACAAAAAGGTCTTCAGTTTTCTTAGCCAATTTATTGGCAGAGCGGTTTAATCGGGATAATGTCTGAACAGCCAAAACGCCTTGCAGTTTTTTATCCACATACATTGCAGAAAGTTTGGGTTGGTCAAATCCCGTCAGGTATTTATTGGCAACCACCAGCATTCTGTATTCGTCTTCATCAAATTTATCTTTGGTTTCGCTTTCCGGAAAACCGTTCATTTGGGCTTCGGTATATTCGATGCCATCCACTTCTTTTGTTCCGGAAAATGCAATGACGATTTTAAAAGGATTTCCTCTGCCAATTAATAATTGTTGTAAAGCCTGATAATAACGGATAGCCGATTCTATACTTTGGGTAACAACCATCGCTTTGGCTTTACCGCTCAATTTCTTTTTATTTACAATCGAACCCGCAAAATGGTCCAGCACTATTTCGGCTTTTGTACCAACGGTCTGCTTATGCTTTTCTACATAAGCACGTAGTTTTTTCTGTGCTTTACCCGTATCAAACAGAGGATTATCCTCTATTGATTTTTCAATTTCATAATAACTTTTATAGGTGGTGTAATTGGCTAAAACATCCAGAATAAATCCTTCTTCAATCGCCTGTTTCATCGAATACAGATGAAAAGGTTTGAAGGAACCTTCTTCCTGTTTTACCCCAAACTTCTCCAAAGTATTATTCTTGGGCGTGGCGGTAAAAGCAAAGTAAGAAGCGTTCTTGGTCATCTTCCTCGCTTTCATTGCCTCCAAAATCTTGTCCTGATAATCAACTGCATCCGAATCTTCACCTTTATTTCCAATGGCTTCATTGAGTTTGTCGGCAGAACTTCCTGACTGTGAACTGTGTGCTTCATCCACAATGACAGCGAACTGCTTATTGCTCATATCGGCAATACCTTCAATTATAAACGGAAATTTTTGAATGGTCGTAATAATAATTCTTTTACCATTTTCCAAAGCTGACTTTAAATCCGAAGACCTGTACGCTGGAGCAACAATGTTTTTAACTTCTGAAAATTCTTTGATATTATCACGAAGTTGTTTGTCCAACAATCTTCTATCGGTGACAACAATTACAGAATCAAACAAAGGCTGATTGGTATTTTTACTTCCAGCAACAGCTTCGCTCTCAGGGTAGGCTTCTATCAACTGATAAGCCAACCAAGTTATGGAATTGGACTTACCCGAACCAGCACTGTGCTGAATCAAATAGGTTTCTCCAGCACCTTTTTGAGTAGTGTCTTTTATCAGTCTGCGTACCACATCCAGCTGATGGTAACGTGGGAAAAATAAAGTCTTCTTACTCAAAGCATCATTTTCTGCACCATCAAACCTTACGAAATGCTGAATGATATTGGCAATGCTTTCTCTTCGCAAAACATCCTGCCAGAAATAAGCGGTCTTATGTCCAAAAGGATTTGGTGGATTGCCCTTCCCAAAATTATTACCGAGATTGAAAGGTAGGAAAAACGTATTTGCTCCATCCAGTTTGGTAGTCATATAGATTTCATCGGTATCGACTGCAAAATGGACAATACATCTTCCAAAATTCAACAAAGGCTGAGCAATATCTCGTTTGTATTTATATTGGTTTACGCCGTGTACTTTGGCATTCTGTCCTGTCCAATGATTTTTCACTTCTATGGTTGAAATAGGAATACCATTGATGAAAATCACCATATCGATTTCCTCAAGCGGATTGGTTACCGAATATTTTAATTGTCGGGTAACGCTGAACTGGTTATTTTCAAAATTATCTTTGATGCTCTGACTGCTATTTTGCAAAGGCGCTACATAAAACAAAGTAAAATGTGCATCATCTACTGCCAAACCTTTACGAAGCAGACGAAGAATACCATACTTCTTCACCAGCTTATCGAAACGGTCAAGCACTTTTATTTTCCAATCCGACTGGCGTTTGAGTTTTTCTAATTCTTCCTTATGGGTCGTCTCAAGAAAATCCCAAAAGCGCACCTCATCCAATGCGTATCTTGCATTGAAATCTGTGGGATTGCCAATGCGATAACCGTTACCGCTATAAGGCTCACTAGGTTCAGCAACAGTTCCGTTTTTTATATCTTCGGTCGAAAGACCACAGAGTGCTTTTTCTATGGCGGTTTCGAGCGCGAGTTCGTTAGTTTGTGATGGCATAAATTAAATAGTTAAATGTGGTCCGATATATCCGACGAATACTTTTCTACTTTTATTTTGAGGAAAAAAATGGAATCTTAAATCACCAGTCTTAATATGTAACTCAAAATATTCAGTTCCTCCTTCAGGCAGAGAAAATAATCTTTCATTTCCATAATTGCTCATTGTTTGATTTGTTTCTGGTGAGATTCTTAATGAATATTTATTATTTATATCTCGATAACTAAAATCTCCTTTATCCCATTTAGAAACAGCTGCATCAAATTCTTTTAATCTATCAATTATTTGATTAAAATGACTTGACTTGCCTATCTTTAAAATTTGGTTTTTTACTTCACCACAAAATGTTAGGTTAGGAAATAATCGATTTCTCTTAGTCCAAAAATTCCGAAAATTAACTCTCCATAGATTGATAGAATTAAAATTTGCATAGTCATCATTATTTTTTATCTGTTTATCTTTAATGATTGACGTTTTTATAAAATCTCCTCCTAAAAAACCATTATCTTCGCCAGGAAAGTTTGCATCAATCTTCGCTTCAGTATCTAAATAAATACTATGAGGTTTTAATTGCTCAATAAAAACAGCAATCGCAGCTTCATCTTGATTACTATAATTTGAATATAATTGTGTAATGTGAGGTATGTCGAAAATTGAGTTATGCTTTAAAAACTGATCTTCCGCCAATCTTTCTATTGCAACTAAATCGCGACAATAATTTAAAAACATATCATATGTTTTGCAATTTAATGCTTCATTCAGCGTGAAAAAATTACTCATCTGTTTTTTCTACTTTTTGATTGTTTTTTTCTTTTCTTATATTAAAAAGCATTGCAAAATCCATTTGAGTCTGATCAAAAAATCCTTTCGGCCAATCAGATAATTCACCAAGTTCATTTATTGATATTGATTCTATTTTGGGTTGTATGTGATCCTCTTCTTGGCTGAAAAAATTGATTGTGACTGATTTTGTAGAAATTTCTTTTGTTGCAACAGATATTTGAACACCATTAATAAAATGATCGCTATGTGTTTCAACAATTACGTTTACTCCTGCATTAGCAACCATAGCAAGAAATTTCCCAACTTTAGACTGAGCTGATGGATGGAGGTGAGCTTCAGGGTTTTCAACTATCATATAGCTTCCTTTTTTTGCAATCAATCCTGTAACCAAAATTGGTAAAACATAGCTGATACCAAATCCAATATTTGTTGCAATAGTTGAATCTCCTTTTGTATAAAAATTATCGACCTTTATTTGAGCAGAATGAGTTTCAGGATTATAAGAAGCTGAAATTGAAACACCAGGCATCAGTTCGCTTAGCCAAGCATTTACTTGTTGTTCCAAGCGTGGACTTTTTGATTTTTTGTTTCTTCTTATTTCTTCTATTTCAAAGGTGTAATTTGAATCGGTGTCAGCAATTAACTGTGCGACAAACTCCCCTTGAAATCCTGCATTTGGAAAGTCATAAAATTTTATGCCTTGGTTAATTCTTGGTCCAATTCTTTCAGCATTCAAATAATAAAATTCTTGTAAGAACATACCATCCAAATTTATCAAGTGTTTATTATGAACTTCAATGGGTTTAAGGTGTAAGTTTGCTTTTTCATCAATATTGTAGACTACGTTAAAAGATTGTCTACTATTAATACCAATAGAAACAAAATCAGGCGAAGTATTTCGTGGAATTAGCATATAACTATTTCCAAGTGCCAGACAGTAAGAACCATTCAATTCTACATCTAACCCATTTGTTTTTTCATATACATATCTTTTTCCATCACCTTTTTCCCAACTACCACAATGTTCAATCGTTCTTCTTAGAAATAATAATGCTTGAATAACGGTACTTTTACCATTTCCATTAGCACCTGCCAAAATTGTCAATTTATTTAATGGGACTATTATATTCCTAAAACATTTAAAATTTTCAATTTCTAAACTAAAACTGTCCATAAAACTAATTATTTAAATTTTCATCAATTATATCCTTCACTTTATCAAAAACATAGAGCAAATTATTTTTACCATTTGTTCCATAAGATAAAAAATTTAAAAAAGTTCTATCTTCATAAATATTTTCAGCTAAAGGCTCTAATAGAGCCTTTTCACTATTTAGACTACGTATTTGATTATGATCATATCTAGCTAAAAACACAGACCAACTTACAAAAAGAGCTTTGTTAATTAATTGTTTATTTGCATTTGGATTTAAATCAACGGGTCTTACCTTTCTAAAAGCATATTTTCGTCCAAATAAATATTCAGCATTTTTCATTGAGTTAGAAAATAATGAAACATATTTGCTTAGTTCGTTATAGTTTTGTTTTGATAGTTCTTCAGTTAAATCATCCAAGGAAGTATCCATATATCCATTATATTCTTCTATACTATTATAGTTTTCTATAAATCTATCAAACAAAATAAACCTTAATGCAATTTCCTGATCATCCATTCTCGTGGGTTTGATACTTTTATCAGTAGCACTTTTAAATTCAGGAAGTTCAACCATTGCTTTTAACACATCGCGTAAACTATTAGTAGCTAAACAATTTCTTATCTCTTGATTATTTAGAGGTTTACCACCTGTATTAATTCTTCTAAATATATCATATTTAACTTTTGGAGGAGAAGACGGATCAATTACATTAACAGAAAATTGTGTCTGATTAAACCATCTAAAGTATTTGGGGTCTAATCCCGCCTTTCCTTCATCGCTTCTGTAATATTTACCGCCACAGCTCTCCTCAAGATATTCCAAATTTCTTAGTGAGAATTTATTATCCATAAATTCCTTGATTGTTGTTAGACGCTGCAGACCATCAACAATTGTTATTCTGCCCTCGTCGTCTTCCGAGAAATAAAACATAGGAAGTGGTATTCTTAACAGAATTGACTCTATTAATCTCGACTTCTGCGCACTGTTCCAAACAAAATTTCTTTGAAAATCTGGGGATAAATCAATATCTCTATCATCAATCATATCAGATATCAGACGTAAACTAAATGACTTTGCGTGAACTTTGATTTCTTCGGGATTAAACGGACTATGTTCTTCCGGTATGGCACTTTCTGTATTTTCAGTTCCAGATTGCTCAGATTCTATTAAATCTAAAACTAATTTATCCAACTTGGAAGACAATACAACATCATCTTCATTCAAATCAGTGTTCTTATCAGTGATAACGAATATATTATTTTCTATATAACCTTTTAGCCATACTACATCTTCATTATCTTTAAATTCAAAATGATTGTCTTCTAATTTAAAAGCATTAACAAATATTGACGTTCCATCTAAAATATTTAATTCTATCATTAGTAATTGATTTTTTTCAAATTTAATTAATTTTCACCTTCCCCGTTACCACATTATCGATCAGCACCGTTTTATACTCCTTCAGCTTTTCTATTTCCTGCTCTTTCAGCGTGATGACTTTGGCGATTTTTTCGTTGATATTTAATATGTAATCCGAAATTTCATTAATTTCTTCTTCGCTAGACGGAATTAGAACTGAAAAACCAAGGATTTTGGTTTCAGAAATTGTTGGTATAGTACTTCCAATCACATTTCTTTCAACCTGCAATTGAAATATATCGCTTTTTAAAAGTTCATACAAATAATCAGCTTTAATTTGGATTTTCTTCAAAACTAAAAGCTGAGGATTAATTGTAGCTTTTTGAGGCAAATTTTTAACGATGCCAATTTTACCATAGGTTGAGCCTGTTTTAACAATTAGTATGTCGTTCTCTCTAATTTTAATTTCTGGAGATTCGTTATACTTAAACCACGACAAATAAGAATTACTATTGAATTCCATATTCGTTTCTTTGATATTTGATGGACTAATCGTTATTGCCCCATCTCCCTCATCAACTAAATCAGCAGTGGTATATCCTCTAAATCCAATTCTACCAAAAGCTGTACAAAATGACTTCAACTTCCTCACCTCCCAATGCTCCGGAATTTCCCCAATCCAATCCACACCGCTGTCTTTGAGTTTTACGGTATCATCCAAACCTTTGGTAACTGCCTTTTGGATGAGGATTTGGCGGCGTTCTTTCAGCAGTTCTATTTCTGTTTGCTTGTTGGCAATCGTTTGGTCTATTTTGGCGGTTTTGTCATCTAGAAAGGTGGCGATAGTTTGCTGTTCGGAAAGTGGTGGAATCGGAGTATAAGAATATTTCAATTCTTCATAACTGATGTTTTTACCTTCTCTAATTCCAACAATACTTAGCTGTAGTTCAGCAATGAATGCTTTGCTTTTAAAAAGAAATTTAAAGTAATTATCATTAATTTCTTTTTGAGATTTTAATACAGTGTAGGCAGGACTTATTATTCCTTCATATTCAGAATATTCTAATCCTCCTTCAAAAGACCTCAAGCTTATTGCGAAATCACCTTTACAGATAACTTTGAAAGATTCTAAATTTCCGGTAGGCATAACCATTCGGCTTTCTACCATACTTCTTGGAATCACTCCTTTATCTTGAGTTACAGAAAGCAACTCCAAGTCTGGTTTATTTTTTACTGAAACATCTTTAAATAAAAACTTTAATTTTAAAATCTCCCATTTATCAGGAATCTCCCCAATCCAGTCCACGCCGCTTTCTTTGTATTTTTCGTATCGCTGCATCGTCTAAAAATTTAAGATTTCAGCCAGCAATCCGTCGCCTTCCTGTTCCAACGCCAAAATATCTTTGGTCACATCTTCCAGACTGCGCAATGGGGCAGGTTGGTAAAAATATTTATTGAAGCTCAGCTCATAGCCAATCTTTACAGAATCCAAAGCAATCCAGCTTTCTTCGGCATAAGGTTTTACTTCTCGTAAGAAATAATCCTGTATGTTTTCTTTCAGCGGTATGCTTTCGCTGTCGCGTAAATCACTTTCGGTTTCATAGACCGTGTATTCGCCTTTTTTATCGGTAGCAAAATAGCCGTAGTAAGCAAGGTCTTTTTCTGTACAACCTAAATAATCAAGCAAATCCGTCAGTTTCTGTCCGCTCAGTTTTTCTGTTTTCTTAACGACTTTATCAGCTTCGGCATCATACCAGCTTACGGTATCTAAAATCTGTTTTTTTTCCGAAGCAGACAGTTTGGTTTTGTCGCCTTTCAACACTTCATCCACCTTGCTGCCAAATTCATTGAAGTTGTTATAAACCTCTGTTCCCAAAACTTCCATCAGGCGAACCGCCGTTTGGTACAGGCCATCCTGTTTTTCCCAGCTTTCTTTTTTCAGAAATGCAGACAGCTGTTTTGCATTGATGTTGAGGTCCTGCTTTTCGGCAAGGTCTTCAATTTCTTTTTTATGTTTTTCCAAACCTGCATATACTTCCATTCCGTATTTCTCATACAGTTCTTTGGAAAATACAGGTTGTGTCTTATCCCATTTCAAGGCTTCAATTTTCTCTTGGGTAAACTGGGATTTTAAGCGTTTCGGTCTTTCGATATTGACTTTGTAATAGCCAAAATCGGCATTCTCAAAAACTTTGCTTCCGATATTTCCGGTATCTTTTTTATCTAGTGTTGAAAGCTCTAAATAACAGTTCAGAATTTCTTGAATATGTTGTTTCGTCAGTTCACAGTTTTTGTTACCGAGATTTTTTCTGAGTTTCTGATACATTTCACTCGCATCAATCAACTGTACTTTCCCTTTGCGGTTAGCGGGTTTGTTGTTGCTGAGAATCCAGATGTACGTGGTAATGCCTGTGTTGTAAAAAATATTATTCGGCAACTGGATAATCACATCCAGCAAATCATTTTCAATAATGTAGCGTCTGATATTGCTTTCGCCACCGCCTGCATCGCCGGTAAACAGACTCGAGCCATTGTGTACCGAGGCAATACGGCTTCCGATGGTATTTTTGTTTGTAATGGCTTTCATTTTATCCACCATTTCCATCAGGAAGAGCAATTGTCCGTCGCTGCTTCTCGGCACGGCATCGGCATCTTCTTCTTCGCCCCAGTAATTTTTCAGTTTAATGAGAAAACGGTTGTCGATAACATCTTTTCCGTCTTTAATGTATTTCTGTTCACTCGCCCAGCTTTTTCCATAAGGCGGATTCGACAGCATAAAGTCGAATTTCGTTCCGGCAAATTCATCTGTAGAAAGTGTAGAACCAACCTTGATATGTTCAGGGTCTTTGCCCTTAATCATCATATCCGATTTACAGATGGCGTAGGTTTCGTCATTCACTTCCTTCCCAAAAAGATACACCGATGTATTGGTCGCTTTGATTTCGCCCTCTTCATCGGTAATGAACAGTTCAGATTCTGTCAGCATTCCACCCGTTCCGCAAGCAGGGTCATAAATGGTAATCACCGATGGTATTTTATCTTTAATCGGGTCAAAAACCATATGCGTCATCAGGTCGATAACTTCCCTCGGCGTATAGTGTTCTCCAGCTTCCTCGTTATTTTCTTCATTAAATTTCCGGATCAGTTCCTCAAAAACATAACCCATTCCCAAATTGGTTAGCGCAGGAATTTTTCTTCCGGCAGTATCCAGTTTTTCAAAAGGCGTCAAATTGATATCCGGCGAAGTGAATTTCTCCAAAACATCCAGCAACACATCTTTGTTCGCCATATGCTTGATTTGCGCCCGAAGCTTGAACATCTCAATAATTTCCTGCACATTGGCACTGAAACCATTAAGGTAATCTTCAAAATTCCCCAACAAAATCTGCTGGCTGTTAGTAGCCGAACCGTGAAGACTTTGCAGTGTCCATTCGCTGGTATTATAGAATACGTACTTGGAAGCAGCGGTCATTCCTTTGTCGTCCCATTCGGTAAACTTCATTGTTTCCTTCTGGAAAGCGACTTCTTCTAAAACGTGTTGTTTGGTAGGTTCCAACAAAGCATCCAGTCTTCGCAAAACAACCATTGGCAGGATGACATCCCTATATTTTCCTCTTACATAGACGTCTCTTAGGCAGTCATCGGCAATACTCCAGATGAAGGAGACGAGTTTATTGTGTACAGCGTGGTTCATTTAATTGTATATCATTATAAGCACTCGATTCAAAGAGTGCTGTTTCATTTGTTAATCTTTACTGTCCTGCCACATCTGCACCCATTCCTCAAAATAGGCACGCAGACTGTCAGAAGTTTGAATATAGTATTTTACAGGATCATTTGCAAACGATTTGAGTTCCGTTTCATGAGTTTCTTCATTGTAGATGGGTAGAAATATATTGTTTAATTCAAAAATAAGATTGCCTCCCTGTTTGAGGAACTCCATATGAATGGCTTTTACGTCAAGAAGATCTATGGCAATACCGCCGTTATGCATGATCATAGCTTAGTTTTTATATTGAGAAATCAAAGATAATTAAAAATTCATTTTCACCATTGAGGGAAAGCTGAAATCAGAAACTTTATCCATTTATAAAATCTTTAATCAACCCCAACAATTCCTCCTCATTCATTACCGCAATACTCAAAGCAGAAATCTTTTCCATTTTCTTCGGACCAGCTCCGGTGCCTACCAGTACCAGATCTGTATTTTTTGAGATACTCGTGTTAATATCTGCACCGCAGTCAAATAAAATCTGGGCTAACCTGTTTCGCTGTTTCGGAAAGGCAGAAAACTCTCCGGTAATCACCACTTTTTTAGAATAGAAATAGTGATTTTCATACTTGGGTTTTTCAGCAGGATAAATCAGTGAAGAGTCAATCTTCTTGAATGAAAAAGTGTTGGTGAAAAAATCTGTTTTTGAACTTTCTTTTTTCACTTTATGATCAGGCATAAAGCGGTTGTTCAGCTTAAAAAACTGATTCATCTTCAGGAAAATAAATCCACAGACTTCAGCATCATACTGAGCATTATGATGTTGGTTTTCACTGAAATTCAGACTGAACAGTTCGGCTACGGTAGATAATTTGTGATTATTCAGGTAGGGAAACAGCTGTTTTGAAAGCTGTAGAGTACAGATGCCATGATAATCGGGTAGGGTCATTCCATAAAAACGAAACAGACTTTCCAGAATCGGAAACTCTACCGTACATCCATTGTGTGCAACAACAGTTTCACCCTTGATATACTGTCGGATTACATTCCACACTTCTGGAAATGCCGGAGCATTACACGTGTCTTCCGCAGTCAGTCCGTGAATCGAACTGTGAAGAGCCAGATAAACATTATCAGGTGGCTGCACCAGATAATTTTTGGAATAAATAATGCTTCCGTTTTCAAATACCGCAATCCCGATACTGCAGACCGAACAGGAATCATTGTTGGCTTTTTCAAAGTCTATAGAGGTAAATCTCATCGTTTAGTTTTCAGTTTTTTCAAATGTAAATAAAAAAACACAACGCCTTTTACGTGAATCCCCATTTACGCCAAATCTTTTAAAATTAATCTTAAAACTAACGAATAGGTTATCCATTATTTCGCATAGATGCCTACGGCATGACAAATTGGCTGCAGATAAATTTTAAGAAGTATAGTGAAACAACCTCCGTCAGTTCGAGTGTTTTTCGCAGCGCAGCGTAGAAAAATGTATCGAGAACCAGTGAACAGACGACCCTTTTGTTAAACACAAACTTCTCGATACGGTTTTCTTCAAAAACCTACTCGAAGTGACGCGACCATCAAAACATTGAATATCCGCGCGTCAGTTCGAGTGTTTTTCGCAGCAAAGCGGAGAAAAATGTATCGAGAACCAGTGAACGAACGAAACTTTTGTAAAACAACAACTTCTGGATACGGTTTTTGTCAAAACCTACTCAAAGTGACGCTACCATCAAAATATTGAATATCCGCGCGTCAGTTCGAGTGTTTTTCGCAGCGCAGCGTAGAAAAATGTATCGAGAACCAGTGAACAGACGACCCTTTTGTTATACACAAACTTCTCGATACGGTTTTCTTCAAAAACCTACTCGAAGTGACGCTACCATCAAAATATTGAATATCCGCGCGTCAGTTCGAGTGTTTTTTGCAGCATAGCGGAGAAAAATGTATCGAGAACCAGTGAACAAACAACCTTTTTGTAAAACAACACTTCTAAAATATCTGTAAAATTTTATTATTTTTAGATATGCAAATTTCATTTGTTTATATATTACTCTGCTCCGATAACACTTACTACACTGGTGTAACCGAAAATGTTTACAAACGTTTTGATGAGCATCAGGACGGAAAACATTTTGGTTCATACACTTATTCACGACGTCCGTTACAATTGGTCTATTTTTGTCAGTTCATGGATATTGAAATGGCGATTGCATTTGAGAAAAAAATCAAGAAATGGTCACATGCTAAGAAAAAAACTCTAATTGAAGGAAGATATGACGATCTACCTAATCTCGCAAAAAAGAAGTTTGATAAATAATTCATCAACAGCCGCTAACATCACAGTATTGATTCCCCACGTCAGTTCGAGTGTTTTTCGCAGCGCAGCGTAGAAAAATGTATCGAGAACCAGTGAACAGACGACCCTTTTGTTAAACACAAACTTCTCGATACGGTTTTCTTCAAAAACCTACTCGAAGTGACGCCACCGTCACTACATCGATTTCTACGTCAGTTCGAGTGTTTTTCGCAGCACAGCGGAGAAAAATGTCTCGAGAACCAGTGAACAGACGACCGCTTTGTAAAACAACAACTTCTCGATACGGTTTTCTTCAAAAACCTACTCGAAGTGACGCGACCATCAAAATATTGAATATCCGCGCGTCAGTTCGAGTGTTTTTCGCAGCATAGCGGAGAAAAATGTATCGAGAACCAGTGAACAGACGACCC
It includes:
- a CDS encoding DUF1294 domain-containing protein, giving the protein MPLKFYLIIITLLTFLAFGWDKRLAKNGKKRIAESALLMLTFLGGTFGALIGMTFFRHKYAKKTFILKLVLVVAVQLALIFLLKEHLTVQ
- a CDS encoding type I restriction endonuclease subunit R, giving the protein MPSQTNELALETAIEKALCGLSTEDIKNGTVAEPSEPYSGNGYRIGNPTDFNARYALDEVRFWDFLETTHKEELEKLKRQSDWKIKVLDRFDKLVKKYGILRLLRKGLAVDDAHFTLFYVAPLQNSSQSIKDNFENNQFSVTRQLKYSVTNPLEEIDMVIFINGIPISTIEVKNHWTGQNAKVHGVNQYKYKRDIAQPLLNFGRCIVHFAVDTDEIYMTTKLDGANTFFLPFNLGNNFGKGNPPNPFGHKTAYFWQDVLRRESIANIIQHFVRFDGAENDALSKKTLFFPRYHQLDVVRRLIKDTTQKGAGETYLIQHSAGSGKSNSITWLAYQLIEAYPESEAVAGSKNTNQPLFDSVIVVTDRRLLDKQLRDNIKEFSEVKNIVAPAYRSSDLKSALENGKRIIITTIQKFPFIIEGIADMSNKQFAVIVDEAHSSQSGSSADKLNEAIGNKGEDSDAVDYQDKILEAMKARKMTKNASYFAFTATPKNNTLEKFGVKQEEGSFKPFHLYSMKQAIEEGFILDVLANYTTYKSYYEIEKSIEDNPLFDTGKAQKKLRAYVEKHKQTVGTKAEIVLDHFAGSIVNKKKLSGKAKAMVVTQSIESAIRYYQALQQLLIGRGNPFKIVIAFSGTKEVDGIEYTEAQMNGFPESETKDKFDEDEYRMLVVANKYLTGFDQPKLSAMYVDKKLQGVLAVQTLSRLNRSANKLAKKTEDLFVLDFFNTVEDIKNSFDPFYTSTSLSSATDINVLHELKDSLDDSGIYEQSEVEDFNEKYFNKVDAQFLSPIIDVAAQRFISDLDLEEKDKADYKIKAKQFVKIYGQVAAILPYEMLAWEKLFWFLKFLIPKLKIEDKNKDLLDQLLESVDLSTYGLERVKLNATISLDDSETQVDPQNPNARGAHGSEEKDELENIINGFNEKWFQGWEATPEDQRVKFVSLSKSVQAHPDFDIKVAQNADDQNRELALKKILDDVMSQQRKQELELYKLYAQDPSFYQAFYNTIKQVVNVR
- a CDS encoding AAA family ATPase — encoded protein: MDSFSLEIENFKCFRNIIVPLNKLTILAGANGNGKSTVIQALLFLRRTIEHCGSWEKGDGKRYVYEKTNGLDVELNGSYCLALGNSYMLIPRNTSPDFVSIGINSRQSFNVVYNIDEKANLHLKPIEVHNKHLINLDGMFLQEFYYLNAERIGPRINQGIKFYDFPNAGFQGEFVAQLIADTDSNYTFEIEEIRRNKKSKSPRLEQQVNAWLSELMPGVSISASYNPETHSAQIKVDNFYTKGDSTIATNIGFGISYVLPILVTGLIAKKGSYMIVENPEAHLHPSAQSKVGKFLAMVANAGVNVIVETHSDHFINGVQISVATKEISTKSVTINFFSQEEDHIQPKIESISINELGELSDWPKGFFDQTQMDFAMLFNIRKEKNNQKVEKTDE
- a CDS encoding DUF262 domain-containing protein, producing MIELNILDGTSIFVNAFKLEDNHFEFKDNEDVVWLKGYIENNIFVITDKNTDLNEDDVVLSSKLDKLVLDLIESEQSGTENTESAIPEEHSPFNPEEIKVHAKSFSLRLISDMIDDRDIDLSPDFQRNFVWNSAQKSRLIESILLRIPLPMFYFSEDDEGRITIVDGLQRLTTIKEFMDNKFSLRNLEYLEESCGGKYYRSDEGKAGLDPKYFRWFNQTQFSVNVIDPSSPPKVKYDIFRRINTGGKPLNNQEIRNCLATNSLRDVLKAMVELPEFKSATDKSIKPTRMDDQEIALRFILFDRFIENYNSIEEYNGYMDTSLDDLTEELSKQNYNELSKYVSLFSNSMKNAEYLFGRKYAFRKVRPVDLNPNANKQLINKALFVSWSVFLARYDHNQIRSLNSEKALLEPLAENIYEDRTFLNFLSYGTNGKNNLLYVFDKVKDIIDENLNN